The Acetivibrio saccincola genome window below encodes:
- a CDS encoding competence/damage-inducible protein A, translating into MNAEILAVGTELLMGQIVNTNAQYISERLNSIGINVYFHSVVGDNPKRLESSIKLALERSDLVVITGGLGPTKDDITKEKVAEVFGKRMVLHEESLKRIKDYFVKLGREMTDNNAKQAYFPEGSIVIENNKGTAPGCIIESDNKFVVILPGPPREMQPMFDESVMPYLQKDSGYKIVSKYIRTFGIGESKLEEMIMDLVDKQEDVTIATYAKMGEVTVRLTCKCPLSEEGFDKICPFEDEIVKRLGSYVYSTENENLEKVVTKMLLENNLTIAIAESCTGGLICSKLVSVSGVSKVFNRGIISYSNDSKVQDLGVNEDTIKKYGAVSTQTAIEMAEGVKRIAGTDIGVSITGIAGPEGGTAEKPVGLMYMALAYKGNTVCKKLNLSGDRERIINVASLHVLDLIRRQIGGIEI; encoded by the coding sequence ATGAATGCAGAAATTTTGGCAGTAGGCACAGAACTTTTAATGGGGCAGATAGTAAATACAAATGCCCAATACATATCAGAAAGACTAAACAGCATTGGCATAAATGTATATTTCCACAGTGTTGTGGGAGACAATCCTAAAAGACTTGAAAGCAGCATAAAGTTAGCACTGGAAAGATCTGATTTGGTTGTAATAACCGGAGGGTTAGGTCCTACAAAAGACGATATAACAAAGGAAAAAGTTGCTGAAGTCTTTGGGAAAAGGATGGTTTTACATGAGGAGAGTCTTAAAAGAATAAAAGATTATTTTGTAAAACTTGGCAGGGAAATGACTGACAATAATGCAAAACAGGCTTATTTTCCTGAAGGCAGTATAGTTATTGAAAATAACAAGGGTACTGCCCCGGGGTGCATTATTGAAAGTGATAATAAATTTGTTGTAATATTGCCGGGCCCTCCACGGGAGATGCAGCCTATGTTTGATGAAAGTGTAATGCCATATCTTCAGAAAGATTCAGGTTATAAAATTGTATCAAAATATATAAGGACCTTTGGAATTGGCGAATCAAAGCTTGAAGAGATGATAATGGATCTGGTTGATAAACAGGAAGATGTGACAATTGCAACTTATGCAAAAATGGGGGAGGTTACAGTAAGGCTTACTTGTAAGTGCCCGTTATCCGAAGAAGGGTTTGATAAAATATGTCCTTTTGAGGATGAGATAGTAAAAAGATTAGGTTCTTATGTATATAGCACTGAAAATGAAAATTTGGAAAAAGTAGTTACAAAAATGCTTTTAGAAAACAACCTTACAATTGCCATTGCAGAGTCATGCACCGGCGGGTTGATTTGTTCTAAGCTTGTTTCTGTAAGCGGGGTATCGAAAGTTTTTAACAGGGGGATTATATCCTATAGCAATGACTCGAAGGTTCAAGATTTGGGTGTAAATGAGGATACAATTAAAAAATATGGTGCTGTAAGCACTCAAACGGCAATTGAAATGGCAGAAGGAGTAAAAAGAATAGCCGGTACCGATATAGGGGTTTCTATTACCGGAATTGCAGGTCCTGAAGGAGGAACGGCTGAAAAACCCGTAGGTCTTATGTACATGGCTTTAGCCTATAAAGGCAATACAGTGTGTAAAAAATTAAATTTATCCGGGGATAGGGAAAGAATAATAAATGTAGCTTCACTGCATGTATTAGACTTAATAAGAAGACAAATTGGAGGAATTGAAATTTGA
- the murJ gene encoding murein biosynthesis integral membrane protein MurJ — MSNKKLGGAAAIVMSSIVVSRITGYIREMITPNVFGLGNVGDAYSYAFRITGLMYDLLVGGAIAAAIIPVLTGYISNKDEENGWKAVGTFINIIIIIMSFVCILGMFFTPQLIRMFSGFEGEEQIKLTADIARILFPSVGFLMLAGLSNGILNSYQRFAAAAYGPSIYNIGSIISLIFLSKKGGPTSVAYGVMASSLVYFLFQLSFVFKHLKHYRFKIYIKHPGFIKLIKLAIPSLMASSVVQVNVMIASFFATFFEPGSMIILNMADRTWQMPYGIFAQGMGIAMLPTLSTYFSREEFKEYKVTLIKCIKTVLLFTIPSAAGFIVLREEVIKTLFDITGFAPESIALAGRVLMFFSISLFSQSIVNVLNRAYYAAKDTITPLIAGIIAIVLNFTLSLTFIKTTNLGVAGMALSYSLVSIVNAFLLLTILNKKMNGMYLKSLLKFLFKIFPASFIMGVVIYFINTAVPPLESKIMQYTYLAGVVAVGIAVYFAFALLFKVEEVSYVKDIILKKFKKG; from the coding sequence TTGAGTAATAAAAAATTAGGTGGGGCTGCAGCTATTGTTATGTCATCTATTGTTGTCAGCAGAATAACAGGCTACATAAGAGAGATGATAACTCCTAATGTTTTTGGGTTGGGAAATGTAGGCGATGCGTATTCATATGCCTTCAGAATAACAGGACTTATGTATGATTTACTGGTTGGAGGGGCAATTGCAGCAGCTATTATACCGGTTTTGACAGGATATATTTCCAATAAAGATGAAGAAAACGGATGGAAGGCAGTAGGTACCTTTATCAATATAATAATAATCATAATGTCCTTTGTCTGTATATTGGGTATGTTTTTTACACCCCAGCTTATAAGAATGTTTTCTGGATTTGAAGGAGAAGAGCAAATAAAACTTACAGCTGATATAGCAAGAATCCTCTTTCCTTCTGTTGGATTTTTGATGCTTGCCGGGCTGTCTAACGGAATATTAAATTCCTATCAAAGATTTGCAGCGGCAGCTTATGGACCTTCAATTTACAACATTGGAAGTATTATAAGTTTGATATTTTTAAGTAAAAAGGGAGGTCCTACAAGTGTTGCCTATGGGGTTATGGCAAGTTCATTGGTATATTTTTTATTCCAATTAAGTTTTGTGTTTAAACATTTGAAGCATTATAGATTTAAAATATATATTAAGCATCCGGGATTTATTAAGCTTATTAAACTTGCAATACCTTCTTTGATGGCCTCTTCCGTTGTGCAGGTAAATGTTATGATTGCAAGTTTTTTTGCCACTTTTTTTGAACCTGGGAGCATGATAATTCTTAATATGGCAGACAGGACATGGCAGATGCCCTACGGGATATTTGCACAGGGCATGGGTATTGCAATGCTTCCTACATTGTCTACATACTTTTCCAGGGAGGAATTCAAAGAATATAAAGTTACACTTATAAAGTGCATTAAAACAGTTTTGTTATTTACAATTCCTTCTGCAGCAGGCTTTATAGTGCTGAGGGAAGAGGTTATAAAGACTTTATTTGATATTACCGGTTTTGCGCCGGAAAGCATAGCCCTTGCCGGCAGGGTACTTATGTTTTTTTCCATATCCCTTTTTAGCCAGTCAATTGTAAATGTTTTAAACAGGGCATACTATGCGGCAAAAGATACCATAACACCTTTAATTGCAGGTATAATTGCAATTGTTTTAAATTTTACCTTAAGTTTAACTTTTATAAAGACAACCAATCTTGGAGTTGCTGGCATGGCTTTATCCTATTCTTTGGTAAGTATAGTAAATGCCTTTCTGCTTTTAACTATTTTAAATAAAAAAATGAATGGGATGTACCTTAAAAGTCTTTTGAAATTTCTGTTTAAAATTTTCCCGGCTTCTTTTATAATGGGGGTTGTAATATATTTTATAAATACAGCTGTGCCTCCATTAGAGTCAAAAATTATGCAATATACTTATTTAGCAGGGGTTGTAGCTGTTGGAATAGCAGTATATTTTGCATTTGCTTTACTGTTTAAAGTTGAAGAAGTTTCTTATGTAAAGGATATAATATTAAAAAAGTTTAAAAAAGGTTAG
- the recA gene encoding recombinase RecA has product MAFGQIEKQFGKGAIMKLGESSHLNVETIPTGALGLDIALGVGGVPRGRIVEIFGPESSGKTTVALHIIAEAQKAGGEAAFIDAEHALDPIYARNLGVNINNLIVSQPDTGEQALEIAETLVRSGAIDVIVIDSVAALVPKAEIDGEMGDAHVGLQARLMSQALRKLSGVINKSRTTAIFINQLREKVGVMFGNPETTPGGRALKFYSSVRLDVRRIESIKQANEVIGNRTRVKVVKNKVAPPFKEAEFDIIYGQGISKEGNILDVGVNLDIINKSGAWFSYNGQKIGQGRENAKNFLRENPEILKEIETKIRDNYNQAFLNSIDAHVEKDDEDDSEE; this is encoded by the coding sequence ATGGCCTTTGGGCAAATAGAAAAGCAGTTTGGTAAAGGCGCTATAATGAAATTAGGAGAAAGCTCTCATTTAAATGTTGAAACTATTCCAACAGGGGCTTTAGGTTTAGATATAGCCTTAGGTGTCGGAGGTGTGCCAAGGGGAAGGATAGTAGAGATATTTGGTCCCGAATCATCCGGTAAGACAACTGTAGCTTTGCATATAATTGCAGAAGCACAAAAAGCCGGTGGAGAAGCTGCGTTTATAGATGCAGAACATGCTTTAGACCCTATATATGCCAGGAATTTGGGAGTAAATATTAATAATCTAATAGTTTCACAGCCGGATACAGGTGAGCAGGCGCTGGAAATAGCAGAAACACTGGTTAGAAGTGGTGCAATAGATGTAATTGTTATAGACTCAGTTGCAGCCTTAGTTCCAAAGGCAGAGATTGACGGGGAAATGGGAGATGCTCATGTGGGTCTTCAGGCAAGACTTATGTCCCAGGCACTTAGGAAATTATCCGGGGTAATAAATAAGTCCAGGACAACAGCAATATTTATAAACCAGTTAAGGGAAAAGGTTGGTGTTATGTTTGGAAACCCTGAAACAACGCCGGGAGGAAGAGCTCTTAAATTTTATTCTTCTGTAAGACTTGATGTAAGAAGAATAGAGTCAATAAAGCAGGCTAATGAAGTAATAGGAAACAGAACCAGGGTTAAAGTTGTAAAAAATAAAGTTGCTCCTCCTTTTAAAGAAGCAGAATTTGATATTATATACGGACAGGGTATTTCTAAAGAAGGCAATATATTAGATGTTGGGGTAAATCTTGATATTATAAATAAAAGTGGTGCCTGGTTTTCATATAACGGACAAAAAATCGGACAGGGAAGGGAAAATGCTAAAAACTTCTTAAGGGAAAATCCTGAGATTTTAAAAGAGATTGAAACTAAAATAAGAGATAATTACAATCAAGCTTTTTTAAATAGTATAGATGCTCATGTTGAAAAAGATGATGAAGATGATTCTGAAGAATAA
- a CDS encoding regulatory protein RecX produces the protein MITLKITSVEKNKKNDKMLSVYVDNVYSFSIPEEEYLRLNLYEKTSISEEEIEEIKKSIALRNVKSSGIKLITYKLLSEKELFLKLVAKGYDEDIVSMAIEELKSMGYINDMIYAQKFVHERIKLKPKSKKALRFELENKGIPKDIIDCVLNSIEYDEDAVIERLLRKKFGKYNLADSKIAKKAYSFLMHRGFNFEDVKRVINKIIKEEKDL, from the coding sequence GTGATTACGTTGAAAATAACTTCTGTTGAAAAGAATAAAAAAAACGATAAAATGCTATCTGTATATGTTGATAATGTATATTCTTTTTCTATTCCGGAAGAAGAGTATTTACGTTTAAATTTATATGAAAAAACATCTATATCAGAGGAAGAAATAGAGGAAATAAAAAAGAGTATTGCTTTAAGGAATGTAAAATCAAGTGGAATCAAATTAATTACATATAAATTGCTGAGTGAAAAAGAACTTTTTTTAAAATTAGTTGCAAAGGGATACGATGAAGACATAGTGAGTATGGCTATAGAAGAGCTTAAATCCATGGGCTATATAAATGACATGATATACGCCCAAAAATTTGTTCATGAAAGAATAAAGTTAAAACCTAAGTCTAAGAAGGCTCTTAGATTTGAACTTGAGAACAAAGGTATCCCCAAAGACATTATTGATTGTGTATTAAACAGCATTGAATATGATGAAGATGCCGTTATAGAAAGGCTTCTTAGAAAAAAATTTGGGAAATACAACCTGGCTGATTCTAAAATTGCTAAGAAGGCATATTCATTTCTGATGCATAGAGGCTTTAATTTTGAAGATGTCAAAAGAGTCATAAACAAAATCATAAAAGAAGAAAAAGATTTATAA
- a CDS encoding ATP-binding protein codes for MFRQFFGLKYNPFGKEIDISDVYESEDIKELNSRFKYIQNIRGMFLLVGEPGMGKSTALRKFSAGLNPGLYKPCYFSLSTVTVMDFYRGLLISLGEVPSHKKVTMFHQIQQAIMSLYYIPRLQLKLFILHQKAYPALLTVLQPQALCMLVQ; via the coding sequence ATGTTCAGACAGTTTTTTGGACTAAAATACAATCCTTTTGGAAAAGAAATTGATATTTCTGATGTTTATGAAAGTGAAGATATTAAGGAATTAAATTCAAGATTTAAATATATTCAAAACATCCGGGGAATGTTTCTTTTAGTCGGTGAACCGGGAATGGGAAAATCCACCGCCTTAAGAAAATTTTCAGCCGGGTTAAATCCGGGACTTTACAAACCCTGCTATTTTTCTCTCTCAACAGTTACCGTTATGGATTTTTACCGGGGTCTTTTAATATCTTTAGGAGAAGTGCCTTCACATAAGAAGGTTACAATGTTTCATCAGATACAACAAGCAATAATGTCTTTGTACTATATACCCAGGCTGCAATTGAAGCTATTTATTCTGCATCAAAAGGCGTACCCCGCCTTGTTAACAGTCTTGCAACCTCAAGCCTTATGTATGCTTGTTCAATAA